GGAGCAAGGAAAGGAGCTCAGCCGCGTCTGGTCTCTGTTCAGCCACTGACGTCAACGATAGGAAGCAGTTTCTGGGAATTTCCCCAGTCCGTCTAACTGAACTACTCAGCACAGCATGACAAATAAGCCGATTGACGCAAGTGTTATCTCGCAAACGTCTCTTCCTGAAGAAGTCCAGCAGGGCCTTCCCGTCGAGACAGTGGGGAAGAGTGAGGACATTCGAAGCCGCCGCGGCCTCACACGCGTTTCGCACCAGACTCCAGCAGGGGTCGACGCAGAAGGATGGGAAAGCGGCGAAAATTCGAACAAATACAATTTCCTTTTCCAGAGTCAACCCGCCCCACCTC
This window of the Toxoplasma gondii ME49 chromosome VI, whole genome shotgun sequence genome carries:
- the RPS29 gene encoding ribosomal protein RPS29 (encoded by transcript TGME49_242340); translation: MTNKPIDASVISQTSLPEEVQQGLPVETVGKSEDIRSRRGLTRVSHQTPAGVDAEGWESGENSNKYNFLFQSQPAPPRIEAERKPGVLQPPRYGAQVWPDDVSSVLQRAREPNRLRQVPISLKVFYADDATFEQAVTRCDGMAPVDGSTACVNP